The Patescibacteria group bacterium genome segment TCGTTTTTTTTGACGGCCACATATAGACCATCGACAGGCGGGATGCGTAATTCCTGACCAGTTTTTAAAGTAGTGCTAGATAAATTGTTCGCATATTTAATAGTTAAGGCTGTGAGTCCAAAATCATTAGCCAATGTGTTTAAAGTTTCTCCAGACCGCACGGTATACTTAATCGTTTCTTTTCGGGAACTGCGACTGATAATCGTATCGGTGCCACCGGTTTTAAAGAAATAATCACCGGTAGTGTCGAGTGGCACACTATATTCCTCTGCGTTAAGCGGGTTGCCGAACTCTTCAATGTCGGCGATAGAAGCGAGTTGAGCAATAGTCCGGTACCGTGCCCCTGTACTGGTAGTAGGCCCCCCGGCGTCAGCTTGGGGATATACTCTCAAACCAGAAAAAATCACCATGACTGCCAATCCAACTACCCACCAACGAGTATTATAAACCGCCAGATGGCGATTCATTTGTTGTAAACTGAGAGTTCTTTTATTGCCAGATCCTTTACTAAGCCGGATGGTTTTTAAGCCACGTTTCTGGCGCCCGATTTGTTGCAACAAATCGGCGGCAGGCGAAAGATTAATTTTTGTGCCCCGTCCGCGGTGGAGTCGAGAAGAGCGGAAAGGGAATTTTCCAGGAGTATTAATAGATGTCCTCACGGTTTAAGAATGGGCTAAAATTGGCGGGAATTGTTGCCCGCCCCCCGGCGTCTTTAAATTTAAAAAAGCTTATCGGGAAGCCTTCTGCAACCAAAGAATATCCTAGCACAAG includes the following:
- a CDS encoding peptidoglycan DD-metalloendopeptidase family protein; translated protein: MRTSINTPGKFPFRSSRLHRGRGTKINLSPAADLLQQIGRQKRGLKTIRLSKGSGNKRTLSLQQMNRHLAVYNTRWWVVGLAVMVIFSGLRVYPQADAGGPTTSTGARYRTIAQLASIADIEEFGNPLNAEEYSVPLDTTGDYFFKTGGTDTIISRSSRKETIKYTVRSGETLNTLANDFGLTALTIKYANNLSSTTLKTGQELRIPPVDGLYVAVKKNDTLSSLASRYKVKVDDIQKYNGLTAGDPIHAGQELLIPGAVLPKAPTASSSGSSINVPAYNPIPYSGQFAWPTQSPTRFISQSPRRGHMAVDLNRLNGWGIYASAAGVVTTKTGYNGGYGNLITISHGSGWVTYYGHLAQFKVKSGDYVQQGQLIAIMGSTGRSTGPHVHFEIRHSGSLMNPLDYLPR